The following proteins are co-located in the Apis mellifera strain DH4 linkage group LG11, Amel_HAv3.1, whole genome shotgun sequence genome:
- the LOC726612 gene encoding evolutionarily conserved signaling intermediate in Toll pathway, mitochondrial has protein sequence MITLMKNIILSNKFLIIKKHKNIRLTIVNNLHIKQVLCNKNESASEITPYNFNVKKKEKETFLEIIHVYKKEDRIRKGQLQFILTALKYMDEFGVNKDLEIYKQLLDIFPKNKYIPKNKFQNMFFSYAKHQNVAISILKKMEKNFVIPDFEMQELIIQIFGDKNLVIKKCWNIFYWFPKFSQLNPWPIPRPIPTDPKELAKFAIAKMSCIDVQANTIVYKTKDIPDAIDDTWIVSSMSRSQQELLAVQPTNKSLIVEGPFMIWVDKYYINYFVLKGDPIKREIIYEDYDDISHLQIPFWEKHHFKIPLTKHEQEDGVYYAICATGTSSKDSLLSWIRCLQKINPILEKIPITFKIKSFPNQQLYIKNNKISNEISNEK, from the exons atgattacattaatgaaaaatattattttatcaaataaatttttaataattaaaaaacataaaaatatacgattaaCCATTGTTAATAATCTTCATATAAAACaagttttatgtaataaaaatgaatctgCCAGTGAGATTACaccttataattttaatgtgaaaaaaaaagagaaagaaactttcttggaaattatacatgtatataaaaaagaagatcgtATTAGAAAAGGACAATTGCAGTTTATTTTAActgctttaaaatatatggatGAATTTGgtgtaaataaagatttagaaatatacaaGCAATTGTTagatatatttccaaaaaacaaatatataccaaaaaataaatttcaaaatatgtttttttcttatgcAAAACATCAAAATGTAGCTATAagtatacttaaaaaaatggaaaaaaattttgtaataccTGATTTTGAGATGCAAGaactaattatacaaatttttggtGACAAGAATCTAGTTATAAAAAAGTGTTGGAACATATTTTATTGGTTTCCAAAGTTTTCTCAACTAAATCCTTGGCCAATACCCAGACCGATACCAACAGATCCAAAAGAACTTGCTAAATTTGCTATAGCAAAAATGTCTTGTATAGATGTACAAGCTAAtactattgtatataaaacaaaagataTACCTGATGCAATTGATGATACATGGATTGTATCTTCTATGAGTAGATCACAACAAGAACTTCTTGCAGTACAACCaactaataaatcattaattgtaGAAGGTCCTTTTATGATATgggttgataaatattatattaattattttgtattaaaaggAGAtccaataaaaagagaaatcatTTATGAAGATTatgatg atatatctcATTTGCAAATTCCATTTTGGGAAAAACATCACTTTAAAATACCTCTTACTAAACATGAGCAAGAAGATGGAGTATATTATGCAATTTGTGCTACAGGCACATCTTCCAAAGATTCTCTATTATCATGGATAAGATgtctacaaaaaataaatcctattttagaaaaaataccaataacatttaaaataaaatcatttccaaatcaacaattatatattaaaaataataaaatatctaatgaaatatctaatgaaaaataa
- the LOC100576186 gene encoding alanine--glyoxylate aminotransferase 2, mitochondrial, with amino-acid sequence MLNKCLRIIAIRPNLVYFINLKWFPMQIRNSASTSNDFLKMPNCDYAPSIYKGTNYEFIKRAYELIISPSLKQFYKEPLLIHEGRGQWLWDHRGKRYLDMFGGVATISVGHSHPKIITAISKQASKLNHISSAYMHPYLYEYVNKLMNKFSSKLRVVYLTNSGSEANELAFLMARLYTRNHNIISLRNSYHGTTYGTSASTAMSTWKYPFIVQPPGYIHMTYPDIYRGNWGGSKCRDSLIQVTGRKCDCKDKECIASEKYFQKFDESFRFSLPCSHNIAAFIAESIQGIGGAVQYPKYFLQKIYNYVHEKGGLCIADEVQTGFGRTGEHFWGFESHGVEPDIVTLAKGIGNGFPLGAVVTNNKIANSLNSALHFNTFGGNPLACVVGSTVLDIIEEEGLQQNAHIVGTYLINRLSTLLLEFPNIIGDIRGKGLMIGIELISNSETKRPLESEHILEIFENIKNMGILVGKGGLYANVLRIKPPLCITKEDADFTFAVIKRALEKYKKKYS; translated from the exons atgttaaataaatgtttacgAATCATTGCAATTCGACCTAATttggtatattttataaatttaaaat GGTTTCCTATGCAAATAAGAAATTCTGCAAGTAcatcaaatgattttttaaaaatgcctAATTGTGATTATGCACCTTCTATTTATAAG ggtacaaattatgaatttattaaaagagcatacgaattaattatatctccttctttgaaacaattttacaaagaaCCACTATTAATACATGAAGGTCGAGGACAATGGTTATGGGATCATCGTGGGAAACGATATTTGGATATGTTTGGTGGAGTTGCTACTATTTCTGTTGGTCATTCTCATCC aaaaataataactgcTATATCTAAGCAAGcatcgaaattaaatcatatatcttCCGCTTATATGCATCcttatttatacgaatatgTAAACaagttaatgaataaattttcaagtaaattAAGAGTTGTATATCTAACAAATAGTGGTTCAGAAGCAAATGAATTAGCGTTTCTAATGGCTAGACTTTACACAcgtaatcataatattatttcattaagaaaCAGTTATCATGGTACAACTTATGGAACATCAGCATCTACAGCTATGAGTACATGGAAATATCCATTTATTGTACAACCACCTGGTTATATACac ATGACATATCCAGATATATATAGAGGTAATTGGGGTGGATCAAAATGTAGAGATTCGCTTATACAAGTGACAGGAAGAAAATGTGATTGTAAAGATAAAGAATGTATAgcttctgaaaaatattttcaaaaatttgatgaatcaTTCCGTTTTAGTTTGCCATGTTCGCATAATATAGCTGCATTTATAGCTGAAAGTATTCag GGAATAGGAGGAGCAGTTCAATAtcctaaatattttcttcagaaaatatataattatgttcatGAAAAGGGTGGTCTTTGTATAGCGGATGAAGTTCAGACTGGTTTTGGTAGAACGGGAGAACATTTTTGGGGTTTTGAAAGTCACGGTGTAGAACCGGATATAGTGACTCTAGCAAAAGGAATAGGAAATGGATTTCCTCTCGGAGCGGTAgttacaaataacaaaattgccaatagtttaaattctgcattacattttaatacattCGGAGGAAATCCACTTGCGTGTGTTGTAGGATCAACAGTATtagat attattgaAGAAGAAGGTCTTCAACAAAATGCACATATAGTCGGCACGTATTTGATCAATCGTTTGAGTActcttttattagaatttcccAATATTATTGGTGATATTAGAGGAAAAGGATTAATGATcggaattgaattaatttcgaattccgAGACGAAAAGACCCTTAGAATCTGAACATATACTTGAgattttcgagaatattaaaaatatgggaATTCTCGTTGGAAAAGGAGGATTATATGCAAAT GTATTACGAATAAAACCACCTTTATGCATAACAAAAGAGGATGCAGATTTTACATTTGCAGTTATTAAAAGagcattagaaaaatataaaaaaaaatatagttaa